From Vagococcus jeotgali, one genomic window encodes:
- a CDS encoding diacylglycerol kinase: protein MRARLIYNPTSGKETLKKNLAEILMVIEKAGYETSAYATTPEDFSAKHEATRAAMAGFDLIIAAGGDGTINEVINGIAPLENRPKLAIIPGGTTNDFARALHIPRDNVVKAAEVILKNQTIKSDIGKAGNTYFMNIAAGGYLTELTYEVPSHLKSVFGYLAYLAKGAEMLPRVKPINMKLTYDDGVFDGKASMFFLGLTNSIGGFEQISPDARLDDGKFSLIIIKTANVIEIMHLITLMINGGKHVNDSRVIYTKTSSLYAETINDDFRMMINLDGEYGGDAPMQFTNYKQHIEMFANLDDIPESAVSKEEEEFIKQVEKLTNEDLDGDGKIA, encoded by the coding sequence ATGAGAGCAAGACTGATATATAATCCAACTTCTGGAAAAGAAACATTGAAGAAAAATTTAGCAGAAATTTTGATGGTCATTGAAAAAGCAGGTTATGAAACAAGCGCTTATGCGACAACACCTGAAGATTTCTCTGCTAAACATGAGGCAACAAGGGCTGCTATGGCTGGTTTTGATTTAATTATTGCAGCAGGTGGTGATGGTACGATTAATGAAGTGATTAATGGTATCGCCCCTTTAGAAAATCGTCCAAAATTAGCGATTATTCCAGGTGGGACAACTAATGATTTTGCAAGAGCGTTACATATTCCAAGAGATAACGTAGTTAAAGCAGCAGAGGTAATCTTAAAAAATCAAACAATTAAATCAGATATTGGTAAAGCTGGCAATACTTATTTTATGAATATCGCAGCAGGTGGTTACCTAACAGAGTTGACGTATGAAGTCCCTTCTCATTTAAAGAGTGTCTTTGGCTATCTAGCTTACTTAGCTAAGGGTGCAGAAATGTTACCTCGTGTGAAACCAATTAATATGAAATTGACTTATGATGATGGAGTTTTTGATGGTAAAGCATCTATGTTTTTCTTAGGATTGACTAATTCTATTGGTGGTTTTGAACAAATTTCACCTGATGCAAGGCTAGATGATGGAAAATTTTCTTTAATTATTATTAAGACAGCCAATGTGATAGAAATTATGCATTTGATTACTCTTATGATAAATGGGGGTAAACACGTTAATGATTCTCGTGTTATTTACACGAAAACGTCAAGTCTGTATGCTGAAACGATAAATGATGATTTTAGAATGATGATTAATTTAGATGGTGAATATGGTGGGGATGCTCCTATGCAGTTTACTAATTATAAACAGCATATCGAAATGTTTGCTAATCTTGATGATATTCCAGAATCAGCTGTGTCAAAAGAAGAAGAAGAATTTATTAAACAAGTTGAGAAATTAACAAATGAAGATTTAGATGGTGATGGAAAGATTGCTTAA